A genomic window from Sulfurimonas paralvinellae includes:
- a CDS encoding leucyl aminopeptidase: protein MKIELIDKKNFDAKENLTVKLITPERLEKAKFKKTLKKAGFCAEQDTLCGMHGKSLLFCGIENHDEENIRTAAAAVAKAVKGFSYKSLSVDIDEKNIRHFIEGFILGGYEFNNYKSKPKKQKVKKLYLTCENVEHLTELFQEAVVVAEATCFTRDIVNTAPDDMHPETLAKVAKKLARQNQLSCDILDEKALKKERCEAMLAVGRASRHGSKLIHLAYKPKNAKKRIALVGKGLTYDSGGLSLKPATSMVTMKMDKAGACAVLGIIKAVSELKLDIEVHAFVGAVENMIGGDAYKPDDVLVSRKGDTIEVRNTDAEGRLVLADVLDYAQDKVKNPDYLFDFATLTGACMVALGQYTTGVMGHSNRLRHDLSKAAGKAGELTASLPFNKHLRKQLKSEIADICNISSKPYGGAITAGLFLDNFIKEENKDKWLHFDIAGSAYTESPWDVNVHGATGAGVRFMSEFLKKLK, encoded by the coding sequence ATGAAAATAGAATTGATAGATAAAAAAAATTTTGATGCAAAAGAGAATCTGACGGTTAAACTCATTACACCGGAACGATTAGAGAAAGCGAAATTCAAAAAAACACTCAAAAAAGCAGGCTTTTGTGCAGAGCAGGACACACTCTGCGGTATGCATGGAAAATCTCTGCTTTTTTGCGGTATCGAAAACCATGATGAAGAAAATATCCGAACAGCTGCTGCAGCCGTTGCAAAAGCAGTAAAAGGCTTTTCTTACAAATCACTTTCTGTTGATATTGATGAAAAAAATATTCGTCATTTCATAGAAGGGTTCATTCTCGGAGGATATGAGTTTAACAACTATAAATCAAAACCAAAAAAGCAAAAAGTAAAGAAACTCTATCTTACATGTGAAAACGTAGAACACCTTACAGAGCTTTTTCAGGAAGCTGTTGTCGTTGCAGAAGCGACATGTTTTACACGAGATATTGTCAATACCGCTCCGGATGATATGCATCCAGAAACACTGGCGAAAGTTGCAAAAAAATTGGCACGTCAAAATCAGCTCTCTTGTGATATTCTTGATGAAAAAGCTCTTAAAAAAGAGAGATGTGAAGCGATGCTTGCAGTCGGTCGTGCCTCACGCCACGGCTCAAAACTCATTCATCTTGCATACAAACCCAAAAATGCAAAAAAACGCATAGCACTTGTCGGAAAAGGTCTTACATATGACAGTGGCGGATTAAGTCTCAAACCTGCTACTTCCATGGTCACTATGAAAATGGACAAAGCCGGCGCATGTGCTGTTCTTGGTATTATTAAAGCGGTAAGCGAGTTAAAACTCGATATCGAAGTACACGCATTTGTCGGTGCAGTTGAAAATATGATAGGCGGAGATGCCTATAAACCCGATGACGTACTTGTCTCACGCAAAGGCGATACTATCGAAGTGCGTAATACCGATGCAGAAGGTCGTTTGGTACTTGCCGATGTTCTTGACTATGCACAGGATAAAGTAAAAAATCCTGACTATCTTTTTGATTTCGCGACACTTACAGGTGCGTGTATGGTAGCACTCGGACAATACACAACAGGCGTTATGGGACACTCCAACAGACTACGTCATGACCTCTCAAAAGCAGCAGGAAAAGCCGGAGAACTGACAGCAAGCCTGCCGTTTAACAAACATTTGAGAAAACAACTTAAAAGTGAGATCGCAGACATTTGTAACATCTCTAGCAAACCATACGGCGGCGCTATTACGGCTGGTCTCTTTTTAGATAACTTCATTAAAGAAGAGAATAAAGACAAATGGCTCCATTTTGACATTGCCGGCAGTGCTTATACTGAATCTCCTTGGGATGTCAATGTCCATGGTGCAACAGGTGCCGGTGTACGTTTTATGAGTGAATTTCTTAAAAAGTTAAAATAG
- a CDS encoding GGDEF domain-containing response regulator produces the protein MINKQILIIELNEQNFNVLESVLSKNGYVCKAVLDLEAFQALELKADAYDLIIVNSHVQYVTVADVMKIAESETSLKVPVIYIDSAKEHSKSTLDDCFAAGVSDYIKKPFDSKEIVSRVNYHCEQLYKLREYKLRLDKLANLATIDQLSKSTSKMHMQAILRHQINYFNRYKTDTTLIYLSLLNIDKLIGTFGLEKGERVIAQFAKVLKSSIRESDVLARWAGSDFIILLTNTSVSASEYITKKLKAELSNVEVMKGIKPELAFGITSFTEDDDVKEVIERAKYALSEAKKQTYGKIHIAD, from the coding sequence ATGATAAATAAACAGATTCTGATAATTGAACTTAATGAGCAAAATTTTAATGTTTTGGAGAGTGTTTTAAGTAAAAATGGTTATGTTTGCAAGGCTGTTTTAGATCTGGAAGCATTTCAGGCTCTAGAGTTAAAAGCAGATGCATATGACTTAATTATTGTTAACTCTCATGTTCAGTATGTAACAGTAGCAGATGTCATGAAAATTGCCGAATCAGAAACATCTTTAAAAGTTCCTGTTATCTATATAGACAGTGCAAAAGAGCATAGTAAGAGTACGCTTGATGACTGTTTTGCAGCTGGTGTGTCGGATTATATCAAAAAGCCTTTTGACTCTAAAGAGATCGTTTCTCGGGTGAATTACCATTGCGAACAGCTTTATAAACTGCGTGAATATAAGCTTAGACTTGATAAGCTCGCAAACTTGGCAACAATCGACCAACTTTCAAAGTCAACATCAAAAATGCATATGCAGGCTATTTTACGCCATCAGATAAACTATTTTAATCGCTACAAAACAGATACGACTTTGATCTATTTGAGCCTTTTGAACATAGATAAACTCATTGGTACTTTTGGACTTGAAAAAGGTGAAAGAGTCATCGCACAATTTGCAAAAGTTCTCAAGTCTTCAATCCGTGAATCAGATGTCCTTGCTCGTTGGGCGGGATCGGACTTTATTATACTTTTGACAAATACAAGTGTCTCTGCATCAGAATATATTACGAAAAAATTAAAAGCAGAACTCTCAAATGTTGAAGTTATGAAGGGAATCAAGCCTGAACTCGCCTTTGGAATCACCTCTTTTACAGAAGATGACGATGTAAAAGAGGTGATTGAGCGAGCAAAATATGCTCTCAGCGAAGCAAAAAAACAGACATATGGAAAGATTCATATAGCTGACTAG
- the trpB gene encoding tryptophan synthase subunit beta, which yields MYIPTASKFDPDENGHFGIFGGRYVPETLMPALLKLREEYDAIRFDKDFWAEVDYYLKDYVGRPSPLYYAANISQELSAKIYLKREDLNHTGAHKVNNVIAQGLMAKRLGYKKVIAETGAGQHGVATATIAALLGLECEIFMGAKDVERQELNVFRMKLLGAKVNSVESGSRTLKDAMNDAIRHWVTNARDTFYIIGTVAGPHPYPMMVRDFQAIIGWEARQQILEKENRLPDHVIACIGGGSNAIGMFQHFLEDEAVECIGIEAGGLGIDDKNGCSLKKGRPGVLHGQMSYLLQDEDGQILEAHSISAGLDYPGIGPEHAFHNDMGNVKYDYITDKEALDAFVWLSQKEGIIPAFESSHAVAYLKKLPNIKDKLIIVNLSGRGDKDMIQAKDLLHFD from the coding sequence ATGTATATACCAACTGCTTCAAAATTCGATCCGGATGAAAACGGACACTTTGGAATCTTCGGCGGACGCTACGTTCCTGAAACACTTATGCCGGCACTACTCAAGCTGCGTGAGGAGTATGATGCTATTCGCTTCGATAAAGACTTTTGGGCTGAAGTTGACTACTACCTCAAAGATTATGTCGGTCGCCCTTCACCGCTTTACTATGCTGCAAATATCTCCCAAGAGCTTAGTGCGAAGATCTACTTAAAGCGTGAAGACTTAAATCATACCGGTGCACACAAAGTAAACAACGTTATCGCACAGGGGCTTATGGCAAAACGTCTTGGATATAAAAAGGTCATTGCCGAAACCGGTGCAGGACAACATGGTGTTGCTACGGCCACCATTGCTGCACTGCTTGGCCTTGAATGTGAAATATTTATGGGTGCAAAAGATGTTGAACGTCAGGAGCTTAATGTCTTTCGTATGAAACTGCTGGGTGCAAAAGTAAACTCTGTTGAGAGCGGCAGCCGCACACTTAAAGATGCCATGAACGATGCCATCCGCCACTGGGTAACAAATGCGCGTGATACCTTTTATATCATCGGTACAGTAGCAGGTCCACACCCCTACCCTATGATGGTAAGAGATTTTCAAGCTATTATCGGCTGGGAAGCACGTCAGCAAATTTTAGAAAAAGAGAACCGTCTCCCGGATCATGTTATCGCTTGTATCGGTGGTGGTTCCAATGCCATTGGAATGTTTCAACACTTTTTAGAAGATGAAGCCGTCGAGTGTATAGGAATAGAAGCCGGAGGGCTTGGCATTGATGACAAAAACGGATGCTCATTGAAAAAAGGACGTCCGGGTGTTCTTCATGGACAAATGAGCTATCTATTGCAGGATGAAGATGGGCAGATACTCGAAGCACACTCTATAAGCGCCGGTCTTGACTACCCTGGAATCGGTCCTGAACATGCTTTTCACAATGATATGGGAAATGTTAAGTATGATTACATCACAGATAAAGAAGCGCTCGATGCTTTTGTATGGTTAAGTCAAAAAGAGGGAATCATCCCTGCTTTCGAGTCATCTCACGCAGTGGCATATCTCAAAAAACTGCCAAATATCAAAGATAAGCTCATCATTGTCAATCTTTCAGGTCGTGGAGATAAAGACATGATACAGGCTAAAGACCTGCTTCATTTTGACTAA